The following proteins are co-located in the Hydrogenophaga sp. RAC07 genome:
- a CDS encoding nuclear transport factor 2 family protein produces the protein MASRLRCLAVAVAVGLGTSMALAQTEDYAEVNRLLRSGQLAEALAKADQYLVGKARDPQMRFLKGVILTESGKTQDAIATFSKLTEDYPELPEPYNNLAVLYAGQSQFDKARAALEMAIRTNPSYATAHENLGDVYAKLASQAYSKALQLDGTNPAVAPKLSLIRNLFAADTRAGAASVAAAPAPAPAAAKPAVSAPAAPAAPVAAVTKPAAPAAAPAPAPATPAVAADAQREVEAAVRTWAGAWSSRDMNGYLGAYASNFAPPGGQARKAWESDRRARIEPRTRIGVDVSNLEVTVEGDKATARFRQDYTSDTLNVTSRKTLDMVKSGNRWLIVRESTGS, from the coding sequence ATGGCTTCGCGCCTGCGCTGTCTGGCGGTCGCCGTCGCCGTGGGCCTGGGCACATCGATGGCGCTGGCACAGACCGAGGACTACGCCGAAGTCAACCGCCTGTTGCGCAGCGGCCAGCTCGCCGAAGCCCTGGCCAAGGCCGACCAGTACCTGGTGGGCAAGGCGCGCGATCCGCAGATGCGTTTTCTCAAGGGCGTGATCCTCACCGAAAGCGGCAAGACGCAGGACGCGATTGCCACCTTCAGCAAGCTCACCGAAGACTACCCCGAGCTGCCCGAGCCCTACAACAACCTCGCCGTGCTCTACGCCGGCCAGAGCCAGTTCGACAAGGCACGCGCCGCACTCGAAATGGCGATCCGCACCAACCCGAGCTACGCAACGGCCCATGAGAACCTCGGCGACGTGTACGCCAAGCTCGCCAGCCAGGCCTATAGCAAGGCCCTGCAGCTGGATGGCACCAACCCCGCTGTGGCGCCCAAGCTCAGCCTGATCCGCAACCTGTTTGCCGCCGACACGCGCGCGGGTGCCGCCTCGGTGGCCGCCGCGCCCGCTCCGGCGCCAGCCGCCGCCAAGCCGGCCGTCTCTGCGCCTGCGGCACCTGCCGCCCCGGTGGCCGCTGTCACCAAACCCGCTGCGCCGGCTGCGGCCCCTGCTCCCGCTCCCGCCACGCCCGCGGTGGCGGCTGATGCCCAGCGTGAAGTGGAGGCCGCTGTGCGCACCTGGGCTGGTGCCTGGTCGTCCAGGGACATGAACGGCTACCTCGGCGCGTACGCCAGCAACTTCGCACCGCCCGGCGGCCAGGCCCGCAAGGCCTGGGAGTCGGACCGCCGCGCCCGCATCGAACCGCGCACGCGCATCGGGGTGGACGTGAGCAATCTGGAAGTCACGGTGGAAGGCGACAAGGCCACGGCCCGTTTCCGCCAGGACTACACCTCCGACACCCTCAACGTCACCAGCCGCAAGACGCTCGACATGGTCAAGAGCGGCAACCGCTGGTTGATCGTGCGCGAATCCACGGGCTCTTGA
- the cysS gene encoding cysteine--tRNA ligase: MTLKIHNTLTRRLEEFQPIEPGHVRMYVCGMTIYDLCHIGHARMMMAFDVIQRWLKVSGYRVTYVRNITDIDDKIIKRAVERGITLRTLTDEMTAAMHQDIAVLGIEPPTLEPRATEYVPQMLSLIDTLQKKGLAYQADNGDVNYAVRKFEGYGKLSGKSLDDLRAGERVAVASDKNDPLDFVLWKSAKPDEPAEAQWASAYGAGRPGWHIECSAMSCATLGETFDIHGGGADLQFPHHENEIAQSEGATGQPLARFWVHNGFVRVDNEKMSKSLGNFFTIREVLAKYDPETVRFFILRAHYRSALNYSDVHLDDARGALKRLYTALSLVPAAPMGAIDWDQPHAQRFRAAMDEDFGTPEAVAVLFELAGEVNRSKDPAVAGLLKALGATLGLLQADPATYLQSGAGASAGSLDEATIAEHIAARVAAKQARDFAEADRIRKALLEQGIALKDSPTGTTWERV; encoded by the coding sequence ATGACCCTGAAAATCCACAACACGCTCACGCGCCGCCTGGAAGAGTTCCAGCCGATCGAACCCGGTCATGTGCGCATGTACGTCTGCGGGATGACGATCTACGACCTTTGCCACATCGGCCACGCCCGCATGATGATGGCGTTTGACGTGATCCAGCGCTGGCTCAAGGTGAGTGGCTACCGCGTCACCTACGTGCGCAACATCACCGACATCGACGACAAGATCATCAAGCGCGCGGTCGAGCGCGGCATCACGCTGCGCACACTCACCGACGAAATGACCGCCGCCATGCACCAGGACATCGCCGTGCTCGGCATCGAGCCGCCGACCCTGGAGCCGCGTGCCACAGAGTACGTGCCGCAAATGCTCTCGCTGATCGACACGCTGCAGAAAAAGGGTCTGGCCTACCAGGCCGACAACGGCGACGTGAACTACGCGGTGCGCAAGTTCGAGGGCTACGGCAAGCTCTCGGGCAAGTCGCTCGACGACCTGCGCGCCGGCGAGCGCGTGGCGGTGGCCAGCGACAAGAACGACCCGCTGGACTTCGTGCTGTGGAAATCGGCCAAGCCCGACGAACCTGCCGAGGCGCAGTGGGCCAGCGCCTACGGCGCGGGTCGGCCGGGCTGGCACATCGAGTGCTCGGCCATGAGCTGCGCCACGCTGGGCGAAACCTTCGACATCCACGGTGGCGGCGCCGACCTGCAGTTTCCCCACCATGAAAACGAGATCGCCCAGAGCGAAGGCGCCACCGGCCAACCGCTGGCGCGCTTCTGGGTGCACAACGGTTTTGTGCGTGTGGACAACGAAAAGATGTCCAAGAGCCTGGGCAACTTTTTCACCATCCGCGAGGTGCTGGCCAAGTACGACCCGGAGACGGTGCGCTTCTTCATCCTGCGCGCGCATTACCGCAGCGCACTGAACTACAGCGACGTGCACCTGGACGACGCACGCGGTGCGCTCAAACGCCTCTACACCGCGCTGTCGTTGGTGCCGGCCGCGCCCATGGGCGCTATTGACTGGGACCAGCCGCACGCGCAACGCTTTCGCGCCGCGATGGACGAGGACTTCGGCACACCCGAAGCGGTGGCGGTCTTGTTCGAGTTGGCTGGTGAAGTCAACCGGAGCAAAGACCCCGCTGTCGCTGGTTTGCTCAAGGCGCTGGGGGCCACGCTCGGTCTGCTGCAGGCCGATCCGGCGACTTACCTGCAAAGCGGGGCAGGGGCGTCTGCGGGGAGTTTGGACGAGGCGACCATTGCCGAGCACATCGCAGCCCGCGTGGCCGCCAAACAAGCCAGGGACTTCGCCGAAGCCGACCGCATCCGCAAGGCCTTGCTGGAGCAGGGCATCGCACTCAAGGACAGCCCCACCGGCACCACCTGGGAACGCGTCTGA
- a CDS encoding DNA-3-methyladenine glycosylase family protein, translated as MATSVLPDVGPDAPDYWQEACRHLMKRDRVMKKLIPQHGGVSLQSRGDAFVTLARSIVGQQISVKAAQSVWDRFAVLPKKMVPAQVLKLKVDDMRAAGLSARKVEYLVDLALHFANNQVHVKDWAEMDDEAIITELVAIRGIGRWTAEMFLIFHLMRPNVLPLDDIGLQNGISRCYFSGEPVSRSDIREVASSWAPFSSVATWYIWRSLDPAPVAY; from the coding sequence ATGGCCACCTCCGTGTTGCCCGATGTGGGCCCTGACGCGCCCGACTACTGGCAGGAAGCTTGCCGCCACCTGATGAAGCGCGACCGCGTGATGAAGAAGCTGATTCCGCAGCACGGGGGCGTGAGCTTGCAGTCAAGAGGCGACGCTTTTGTCACGCTCGCGCGCAGCATCGTGGGGCAGCAGATTTCGGTGAAGGCCGCGCAGTCGGTCTGGGACCGCTTTGCCGTGTTGCCAAAAAAAATGGTGCCTGCGCAGGTGCTCAAGCTCAAGGTCGACGACATGCGCGCGGCCGGTTTGTCGGCGCGCAAGGTGGAATATCTGGTGGATCTGGCCTTGCACTTTGCGAACAACCAGGTGCACGTGAAAGACTGGGCGGAGATGGACGACGAAGCCATCATCACCGAGCTGGTGGCCATCCGCGGCATTGGCCGCTGGACGGCCGAAATGTTCCTCATCTTCCACCTGATGCGGCCCAACGTACTACCGCTGGACGACATTGGTCTGCAGAACGGCATCAGCCGCTGCTACTTTTCGGGCGAGCCGGTGAGCCGCAGCGACATCCGCGAAGTGGCGAGCTCGTGGGCCCCTTTCAGCAGCGTGGCGACTTGGTATATTTGGCGCTCGCTCGACCCGGCCCCCGTTGCCTACTGA
- a CDS encoding acetyl-CoA carboxylase carboxyltransferase subunit alpha translates to MAKKNFLDFEQPIAELETKIEELRYVQTESAVDISEEIEQLAGKSLQLTKDIYSSLTPWQITKIARHADRPYTLDYVREIFTHFVELHGDRHFSDDLSIVGGLARFNGQPCMVLGHQKGRDTKERGLRNFGMTKPEGYRKALRLMKLAEKFRLPVFTFVDTPGAYPGIDAEERGQSEAIGRNIFEMAQLEVPIISTIIGEGGSGGALAISVADQVLMLQYSVYSVISPEGCASILWKTSDRASDAADALGITAHRLKALGLVDKIVNEPVGGAHRDHKQMAAFLKRALGDAWRQVTDLKVKELVDRRYARLNSYGRFTDTKADSKADAKSDKR, encoded by the coding sequence TTGGCCAAAAAGAACTTTCTCGATTTCGAGCAGCCCATTGCCGAACTCGAAACCAAGATCGAGGAACTGCGCTACGTGCAGACAGAATCCGCGGTCGACATCTCCGAAGAAATCGAACAGCTGGCTGGCAAGAGCCTGCAACTCACCAAAGACATCTACAGCAGCCTGACGCCGTGGCAGATCACCAAGATCGCGCGCCACGCCGACCGGCCCTACACCTTGGACTATGTGCGCGAAATCTTCACGCACTTCGTTGAGCTGCACGGTGACCGCCATTTCTCCGACGACCTGAGCATCGTGGGCGGTCTGGCCCGCTTCAACGGCCAGCCCTGCATGGTGTTGGGCCACCAGAAGGGCCGCGACACCAAAGAGCGGGGCCTGCGCAATTTCGGCATGACCAAGCCCGAGGGCTATCGCAAGGCCTTGCGCCTGATGAAGCTGGCCGAGAAATTCCGCCTGCCGGTCTTCACCTTTGTGGACACACCGGGCGCCTATCCCGGCATCGACGCCGAAGAGCGCGGACAGTCCGAAGCGATCGGTCGCAACATCTTCGAGATGGCGCAACTCGAAGTGCCCATCATCTCCACCATCATTGGCGAAGGGGGCTCCGGCGGCGCGCTGGCCATCTCCGTGGCCGACCAGGTGCTGATGCTGCAGTACTCGGTGTACTCGGTGATCAGCCCTGAAGGTTGCGCCTCCATCCTCTGGAAAACCAGCGACCGTGCGAGCGACGCGGCCGACGCGCTGGGCATCACCGCGCACCGCCTCAAGGCGCTGGGCTTGGTCGACAAGATCGTCAACGAGCCGGTGGGTGGCGCGCACCGCGACCACAAGCAGATGGCCGCTTTCCTCAAGCGTGCGTTGGGCGACGCGTGGCGCCAGGTGACCGATCTCAAGGTCAAGGAGCTGGTGGACCGCCGCTACGCGCGCCTCAACAGCTACGGCCGCTTCACCGACACCAAAGCCGACAGCAAGGCCGACGCCAAGAGCGACAAGCGCTGA
- the tilS gene encoding tRNA lysidine(34) synthetase TilS, protein MARWCERCAARPLKVAVAYSAGADSTALLLAARQRWPDQLVALHVHHGLQAAADGFESHARRFCALHGIELRMEHVQAAHEPGQSPEDAARLARYAALARLAVDAGADCVLLGQHADDQAETLLLALSRGAGLPGLASMPERFERAGMCFGRPLLDVPASVLRSWLLSEGHAFVDDPSNTDTRFTRNRIRAVLMPAWEACFPGFRPMLARSARHAAQAQRLLDELAALDLAQTGVPPQIARLQALSRDRQTNALRHWLRSSAGVAAATAQLDELLDQIEACTTRGHRIHLKVGTGHVEREGGRLRYTPAL, encoded by the coding sequence TTGGCACGGTGGTGCGAACGCTGCGCAGCCCGGCCGCTGAAGGTGGCGGTGGCCTACAGCGCAGGTGCCGATTCCACCGCCTTGCTGCTGGCAGCGCGCCAGCGCTGGCCCGACCAGCTGGTGGCGCTCCATGTGCACCACGGCCTGCAAGCGGCAGCCGACGGGTTCGAGTCCCATGCCCGACGTTTCTGCGCGCTTCATGGCATTGAGCTGCGCATGGAGCATGTGCAGGCTGCGCATGAGCCCGGACAGAGCCCGGAAGACGCGGCCCGTCTGGCGCGCTACGCCGCGCTGGCCCGCCTGGCTGTGGATGCCGGAGCCGACTGCGTGCTGCTGGGCCAACACGCCGACGACCAGGCGGAAACCTTGTTGCTGGCGCTGAGCCGGGGAGCGGGCCTGCCGGGCCTGGCGTCCATGCCCGAGCGGTTCGAGCGCGCGGGCATGTGCTTCGGACGGCCCTTGCTGGACGTGCCGGCCAGCGTGCTGCGCTCCTGGTTGCTGAGCGAGGGGCACGCGTTTGTAGACGATCCCAGCAACACCGACACCCGCTTCACCCGCAACCGCATCCGGGCCGTGCTCATGCCCGCGTGGGAAGCCTGCTTTCCCGGCTTTCGGCCCATGCTCGCTCGCAGCGCCCGCCACGCCGCGCAGGCCCAGCGCCTGCTGGATGAACTGGCTGCCCTTGACCTGGCGCAGACCGGCGTGCCTCCGCAAATCGCTCGCTTGCAAGCGCTCTCGCGCGATCGCCAGACCAATGCCCTGCGCCACTGGTTGCGCAGCAGCGCCGGGGTGGCAGCAGCCACCGCACAGCTCGACGAGTTGCTCGACCAGATCGAGGCGTGCACGACTCGCGGTCACCGCATCCACTTGAAGGTGGGCACAGGGCATGTGGAGCGCGAAGGTGGGCGCCTGCGCTACACCCCCGCCCTATAA
- a CDS encoding aspartate kinase → MALIVHKYGGTSMGSTERIRNVAKRVAKWHRAGHQLVVVPSAMSGETNRLLGLAKELAPAKATSAYSRELDMLASTGEQASSALLAIALQAEGMESVSYAGWQVPIKTNSAFTKARIESIDDVRIRADLNAGKVVIVTGFQGVDPEGHITTLGRGGSDTSAVAVAAALKAAECLIYTDVDGVYTTDPRVVPEARRLERVSFEEMLEMASMGSKVLQIRSVEFAGKYKVPLRVLSSFTPWDIDLNEEAASGTLITFEEEETMEQAVVSGIAFNRDEAKISVLGVPDTPGIAYQILGAVADANIEVDVIIQNLSKDGKTDFSFTVHRNDFQKTMDLLKAKVVPSLGAAEVVGDARICKVSIVGIGMRSHVGVASRMFKCLSTEGINIQMISTSEIKTSVVIDEKYMELAVRSLHREFDLDQTADTITG, encoded by the coding sequence ATGGCCTTGATAGTTCACAAGTACGGCGGCACCTCCATGGGGTCGACCGAGCGCATCCGCAATGTGGCCAAACGCGTGGCCAAGTGGCACCGCGCAGGCCACCAGCTCGTGGTCGTGCCCAGTGCCATGAGCGGCGAGACCAACCGCCTGCTCGGCCTGGCCAAGGAACTCGCACCCGCCAAAGCGACCAGCGCTTACAGCCGCGAACTCGACATGCTGGCCTCCACAGGCGAGCAGGCGTCTTCTGCCCTGTTGGCCATCGCGCTGCAGGCCGAAGGCATGGAGTCGGTGAGCTACGCCGGCTGGCAGGTGCCGATCAAGACCAACAGCGCCTTCACCAAGGCCCGCATCGAATCGATCGACGACGTGCGCATCCGGGCCGATCTGAACGCCGGCAAGGTGGTCATCGTCACCGGCTTCCAGGGCGTGGACCCTGAGGGCCACATCACCACCCTGGGCCGCGGCGGCAGCGACACCTCGGCCGTGGCCGTGGCCGCAGCCCTCAAGGCGGCCGAGTGCCTGATCTACACCGACGTGGACGGCGTCTACACCACCGACCCACGTGTGGTGCCCGAGGCCCGCCGCCTGGAGCGCGTGAGCTTCGAGGAAATGCTGGAGATGGCCAGCATGGGCAGCAAGGTGCTGCAGATCCGCTCGGTTGAATTTGCCGGCAAGTACAAGGTTCCCCTGCGCGTGCTTTCGAGCTTCACGCCCTGGGACATCGATCTGAATGAAGAAGCCGCGTCCGGCACCCTGATCACTTTTGAGGAGGAAGAAACCATGGAACAAGCCGTCGTCTCAGGCATTGCGTTCAACCGCGACGAAGCCAAGATCTCCGTGCTCGGCGTGCCCGACACCCCCGGCATCGCCTACCAGATCCTGGGTGCGGTGGCCGATGCCAACATCGAAGTCGATGTGATCATCCAGAACCTGAGCAAGGACGGCAAGACCGACTTCAGCTTCACGGTGCACCGCAACGATTTCCAGAAAACCATGGATCTGCTCAAGGCCAAGGTCGTGCCCTCGCTGGGTGCTGCCGAGGTGGTGGGCGATGCGCGCATCTGCAAGGTCAGCATCGTCGGCATCGGCATGCGCAGCCACGTGGGTGTGGCCAGCCGCATGTTCAAGTGCCTGAGCACCGAGGGCATCAACATCCAGATGATCTCGACCTCGGAGATCAAGACCTCGGTGGTGATCGACGAGAAGTACATGGAACTCGCCGTGCGTTCGCTGCACCGCGAATTCGACCTCGACCAGACCGCCGACACCATCACCGGTTGA
- a CDS encoding nuclear transport factor 2 family protein — protein MNLDLDTLLAQQACRDLVLAAADAVDGRQFTALAALFDTDGVLVRPDGVELRGRDAIVAAYAARDPDRLTRHLMCNQRVAVDLAAGTARASCAVLLWSGKHSDATTARGRPADPVQQVGEIHDQLARTPEGWRIRRREAWFTLFRAGATP, from the coding sequence ATGAACCTTGACCTCGATACCTTGCTGGCCCAACAAGCCTGCCGCGACCTCGTGCTGGCCGCCGCCGACGCGGTGGACGGCCGCCAGTTCACCGCGCTGGCCGCGTTGTTCGACACCGATGGCGTGCTGGTGCGGCCCGACGGCGTGGAACTGCGCGGGCGCGACGCCATCGTCGCGGCCTACGCAGCGCGCGACCCCGACCGCCTGACGCGCCACCTGATGTGCAACCAACGCGTGGCCGTGGACCTGGCCGCCGGCACCGCACGCGCGAGCTGTGCCGTGTTGCTGTGGAGCGGCAAACACAGCGATGCCACCACCGCACGCGGGCGCCCCGCCGATCCGGTGCAGCAAGTGGGGGAGATTCACGACCAGCTCGCACGAACGCCGGAGGGCTGGCGCATTCGCCGACGGGAAGCGTGGTTCACGCTGTTCCGGGCCGGCGCGACGCCCTAG
- a CDS encoding class III extradiol dioxygenase subunit beta, which translates to MARVSASVYTSHVPAIGAALDQGRSAEPYWAPVFGGYEASRAWLRENPPDVIVLVFNDHATAFGPDLVPTFAIGTGERFSPADEGWGARPVPVVQGHPELAAHIAQSAIQDDFDLTLVNRMDVDHGLTVPLSLMFGQPPADDFRWPCPVIPLAVNVIQYPVPTGRRCLALGRAVRKAIESYGEDLNVQVWGTGGMSHQLQGQRAGLINPVFDHAFMDMITTVPEAAAAISHVDFVREAGSEGIELVMWLIARGAMPERPDGRAPTCVHRFYHVPASNTAVGHLVLTP; encoded by the coding sequence ATGGCCCGGGTCAGCGCCAGCGTCTACACCTCGCACGTGCCGGCCATCGGCGCAGCACTCGACCAGGGCCGCTCGGCCGAGCCCTATTGGGCGCCGGTGTTCGGCGGCTACGAGGCTTCGCGCGCCTGGCTGCGCGAGAACCCGCCCGATGTGATCGTGCTGGTGTTCAACGACCACGCCACCGCCTTCGGGCCTGATCTCGTTCCCACCTTTGCCATCGGCACCGGCGAGCGCTTCTCACCCGCCGACGAAGGCTGGGGCGCGCGCCCGGTGCCGGTGGTGCAAGGCCACCCCGAGCTGGCTGCGCACATCGCGCAGAGCGCGATCCAGGACGACTTCGACCTCACGCTGGTCAACCGCATGGACGTGGACCACGGCCTGACCGTGCCGCTGTCGTTGATGTTCGGTCAGCCGCCCGCCGACGATTTCCGCTGGCCCTGCCCGGTGATTCCGCTGGCCGTCAACGTGATCCAGTACCCGGTGCCCACCGGCCGTCGCTGCCTGGCCTTGGGCCGCGCGGTGCGCAAGGCGATCGAGAGCTATGGTGAAGATCTCAACGTTCAGGTCTGGGGCACGGGGGGCATGAGCCACCAGTTGCAGGGCCAGCGCGCCGGCCTGATCAACCCCGTGTTCGACCACGCTTTCATGGACATGATCACCACCGTGCCCGAGGCCGCCGCCGCCATCTCCCATGTGGATTTCGTGCGCGAAGCCGGCAGCGAGGGCATCGAGCTGGTGATGTGGCTGATCGCGCGCGGCGCCATGCCCGAACGCCCCGACGGTCGCGCACCGACCTGCGTGCACCGCTTCTATCACGTGCCCGCGTCCAACACCGCCGTGGGCCACCTCGTGCTGACGCCATGA
- the ligA gene encoding protocatechuate 4,5-dioxygenase subunit alpha has protein sequence MNTADFADIPGTVLFDAQQSRKGYALNQFCMSLMKPANRERFRANEAAYLAEWPMTQAQREAVLARDMNRCLALGGNVYFLVKISATDGVSVQQMVGTMTGMSEADYREMMLKGGRPIEGNRYLHEWSDRQGTP, from the coding sequence ATGAACACCGCCGATTTCGCCGACATCCCGGGCACCGTGCTGTTTGACGCCCAGCAATCGCGCAAAGGCTATGCACTGAACCAGTTCTGCATGTCGCTCATGAAGCCAGCCAACCGCGAACGGTTCCGCGCCAACGAAGCCGCCTACCTGGCCGAATGGCCGATGACGCAGGCGCAGCGCGAAGCGGTGCTGGCCCGCGACATGAACCGCTGCCTGGCCCTGGGTGGCAACGTGTACTTCCTCGTCAAGATCTCCGCCACCGACGGCGTCAGCGTGCAGCAGATGGTGGGCACCATGACCGGCATGAGCGAAGCCGACTACCGCGAGATGATGCTCAAGGGCGGGCGTCCGATCGAGGGAAACCGCTACCTGCACGAGTGGTCCGACCGCCAGGGAACGCCCTGA
- a CDS encoding alpha/beta fold hydrolase has translation MPLESAQGEPLWLVPGLMCDAAVWQPVMPALGSDRECHVVDHGEADSVVLMARQLLDAAPPRFAMAGHSMGARVALEVLRQAPARVSRVALLDTGYLARASGTAGEEETRKRHALLDVARREGVRAMARQWVQGMVHPARLNDASLLEAIVAMFERKSADTFERQLRALLQRPDASDVLRGIRVPALVMCGRQDSWAPVAQHEAMHALIPGAVLAVTEDAGHMAPMERPAAVAEVLQRWLTATAKAT, from the coding sequence ATGCCGCTTGAATCCGCGCAAGGCGAACCGCTGTGGCTGGTGCCCGGCCTGATGTGCGACGCGGCGGTGTGGCAACCCGTGATGCCCGCGCTGGGCTCGGACCGCGAGTGCCACGTGGTGGACCACGGCGAGGCCGACAGCGTGGTCCTGATGGCGCGCCAGCTGCTGGACGCCGCACCGCCTCGGTTCGCTATGGCCGGCCATTCGATGGGCGCGCGCGTGGCGCTGGAGGTGCTGCGCCAGGCGCCCGCGCGCGTGAGCCGCGTGGCCCTGCTCGACACTGGCTACCTGGCCCGCGCCAGCGGCACTGCGGGGGAGGAAGAAACCCGCAAGCGCCACGCCCTGCTGGACGTGGCACGGCGCGAAGGCGTACGCGCGATGGCCCGGCAGTGGGTGCAAGGCATGGTGCACCCCGCACGCCTGAACGACGCATCACTGCTGGAGGCCATCGTGGCCATGTTCGAGCGCAAGAGCGCCGACACCTTCGAGCGCCAGCTCCGTGCGCTGTTGCAGCGGCCGGACGCGTCCGACGTGCTGCGCGGCATCCGCGTGCCGGCGCTCGTGATGTGCGGTCGCCAGGACAGCTGGGCCCCGGTCGCGCAGCACGAAGCCATGCACGCCCTGATCCCCGGTGCGGTGCTGGCCGTGACCGAAGACGCCGGTCACATGGCACCGATGGAGCGGCCCGCAGCCGTGGCCGAGGTGCTGCAGCGCTGGCTGACGGCAACGGCCAAGGCCACATAA
- a CDS encoding ABC transporter ATP-binding protein produces MADLLHIENLSAGYGEAVVLQGVSFSLPEGETLALLGRNGTGKTTLMNTLAGATRQHGGSIRLAGVELHRLPAHERAAAGIGWVPQERNIFKSLTVQENLTAVARPARAGSSNRPWTPERVYELFPRLAERKTNLGTQLSGGEQQMLAVGRALVLNPRLLLLDEPLEGLAPIIVEELLRAIARITRDEGLSAIIVEQHPQAILRISHRAVVLDHGNVVHSGDAAALAAQPELLDGLLGVVRTSGATHAA; encoded by the coding sequence ATGGCTGATCTGCTGCACATTGAAAACCTGAGCGCCGGCTACGGCGAGGCGGTGGTGCTCCAGGGCGTGAGCTTCTCGCTGCCCGAGGGCGAAACGCTGGCGCTGCTGGGCCGCAACGGCACCGGCAAGACCACGCTCATGAACACGCTGGCCGGCGCCACGCGCCAGCACGGCGGCAGCATCCGGCTGGCCGGCGTCGAACTGCACCGCCTGCCCGCGCACGAACGCGCGGCCGCCGGCATCGGGTGGGTGCCGCAGGAGCGCAACATCTTCAAATCGCTCACGGTGCAAGAAAACCTGACGGCGGTGGCGCGCCCGGCGCGCGCCGGCAGCAGCAACCGGCCGTGGACACCCGAACGCGTGTACGAGCTGTTCCCGCGCCTGGCCGAGCGCAAGACCAACCTGGGCACCCAGCTCTCTGGCGGTGAGCAGCAAATGCTGGCCGTGGGCCGCGCGTTGGTGCTCAACCCACGCCTGCTGCTGCTCGACGAGCCGCTGGAAGGCCTGGCGCCCATCATTGTGGAAGAGTTGCTGCGCGCCATCGCCCGCATCACGCGCGACGAGGGCCTCTCGGCCATCATCGTCGAGCAACATCCACAAGCCATCCTGCGCATCAGCCACCGCGCGGTGGTGCTGGACCACGGCAACGTGGTGCACAGCGGCGACGCTGCAGCGCTGGCCGCACAGCCCGAGTTGCTGGATGGCCTGCTCGGCGTGGTTCGCACCTCAGGAGCCACGCATGCCGCTTGA
- a CDS encoding ABC transporter ATP-binding protein → MNAPTPMNTTTVLKTEGLVKRFGGIVATQDVSLNVSHGARHALIGPNGAGKTTLINLLTGVLEPSAGRILLDGDDITTLAPHQRVRRGMVRTFQINQLFNSLTPRETLAMVVAQHLGLGGRWWQPLGRQPAVNQRCEQLLEKFHLADVGHVRTEHLAYGKRRLLEIAIALACEPRVLLLDEPVAGVPAGEREELLHTVAALPADVSVLLIEHDMDLVFEFARFITVLVNGAVLVEGTPGEIANDPRVKAVYLGHGEAIHG, encoded by the coding sequence ATGAACGCCCCGACCCCCATGAACACCACCACCGTGCTCAAGACAGAGGGCCTGGTCAAGCGTTTCGGCGGCATCGTCGCCACGCAGGACGTGAGCCTGAACGTGAGCCACGGCGCGCGCCACGCGCTCATCGGCCCCAACGGCGCGGGCAAGACCACGCTGATCAACCTGCTGACCGGCGTGCTCGAACCTTCGGCCGGGCGCATCCTGCTCGATGGCGACGACATCACCACGCTCGCACCGCACCAGCGTGTGCGCCGCGGCATGGTGCGCACCTTCCAGATCAACCAGCTGTTCAACAGCCTCACGCCGCGGGAAACCCTGGCCATGGTGGTGGCGCAGCACCTGGGATTGGGCGGACGCTGGTGGCAGCCGCTGGGGCGCCAGCCGGCGGTCAACCAACGCTGCGAACAGTTGTTGGAAAAGTTCCACCTGGCCGACGTGGGCCATGTGCGCACCGAGCACCTGGCCTATGGCAAGCGCCGCCTGCTGGAGATCGCCATCGCCCTGGCCTGCGAGCCGCGCGTGCTGCTGCTCGACGAGCCGGTGGCCGGCGTGCCGGCGGGTGAACGCGAGGAACTGCTGCACACCGTGGCCGCGCTGCCGGCCGATGTGTCGGTGCTGCTGATCGAGCACGACATGGACCTGGTGTTTGAATTCGCCCGCTTCATCACCGTGCTGGTCAACGGCGCGGTGCTGGTCGAAGGCACACCGGGAGAGATTGCCAACGACCCGCGGGTCAAAGCCGTGTACCTCGGCCATGGGGAGGCCATCCATGGCTGA